One segment of Buteo buteo chromosome 6, bButBut1.hap1.1, whole genome shotgun sequence DNA contains the following:
- the PSMC1 gene encoding 26S proteasome regulatory subunit 4, translating into MGQSQSGGHGPGGGKKDDKDKKKKYEPPVPTRVGKKKKKTKGPDAASKLPLVTPHTQCRLKLLKLERIKDYLLMEEEFIRNQEQMKPLEEKQEEERSKVDDLRGTPMSVGTLEEIIDDNHAIVSTSVGSEHYVSILSFVDKDLLEPGCSVLLNHKVHAVIGVLMDDTDPLVTVMKVEKAPQETYADIGGLDNQIQEIKESVELPLTHPEYYEEMGIKPPKGVILYGPPGTGKTLLAKAVANQTSATFLRVVGSELIQKYLGDGPKLVRELFRVAEEHAPSIVFIDEIDAIGTKRYDSNSGGEREIQRTMLELLNQLDGFDSRGDVKVIMATNRIETLDPALIRPGRIDRKIEFPLPDEKTKKRIFQIHTSRMTLADDVTLDELIMAKDDLSGADIKAICTEAGLMALRERRMKVTNEDFKKSKENVLYKKQEGTPEGLYL; encoded by the exons ATG GGTCAAAGTCAGAGTGGCGGACATGGTCCTGGTGGTGGCAAGAAGGATGACAAG gataagaagaagaaatatgaacCTCCAGTTCCAACcagagtggggaaaaagaagaagaaaacaaagggacCAGATGCTGCCAGCAAACTCCCCCTGG TGACTCCTCACACACAGTGCAGACTCAAATTGTTGAAATTGGAGAGAATTAAAGATTACCTCTTAATGGAGGAAGAATTTATCAGAAATCAAGAACAGATGAaacctttggaagaaaaacaagag GAAGAAAGATCAAAGGTGGATGATCTGAGGGGAACACCAATGTCCGTGGGTACCTTGGAGGAGATTATTGATGACAACCATGCTATTGTGTCCACATCAGTAGGATCAGAGCACTATGTCAGTATTCTGTCTTTTGTGGACAAGGATCTGCTAGAGCCAGGCTGCTCTGTTTTGCTAAATCATAAG GTTCATGCTGTGATAGGAGTGCTGATGGATGACACAGACCCTTTAGTTACTGTGATGAAAGTGGAGAAGGCTCCTCAAGAAACATATGCTGACATTGGTGGCCTTGACAACCAGATTCAAGAAATCAAG GAGTCTGTGGAGCTTCCTCTCACCCATCCTGAATATTATGAAGAGATGGGTATAAAGCCACCCAAAGGAGTCATTCTGTATGGCCCACCTGGCACAG GTAAAACTTTACTAGCCAAAGCAGTGGCAAACCAAACTTCAGCAACCTTCCTGAGAGTGGTTGGTTCAGAACTTATACAGAAATACTTGGGTGATGGTCCAAAGCTCGTGCGCGAACTGTTCCGTGTGGCTGAAGAGCATGCTCCGTCGATTGTCTTCATTGACGAAATTGATGCCATTGGTACAAAGAG GTATGACTCAAATTCAGGTGGTGAAAGAGAGATCCAGCGTACAATGCTGGAGCTGCTGAACCAACTGGATGGGTTTGACTCCCGGGGGGATGTTAAAGTTATTATGGCTACAAACAGAATAGAAACACTGGACCCAGCTTTAATTAGGCCCG GACGTATCGATAGGAAAATAGAGTTCCCTCTACCTGATGAAAAGACCAAGAAACGAATCTTTCAGATTCACACAAGTAGGATGACGTTGGCAGATGATGTGACTTTGGATGAGCTGATTATGGCAAAAGATGATCTCAGTGGTGCAGATATTAAG GCAATTTGTACAGAAGCTGGATTGATGGCTTTGAGGGAACGGCGAATGAAAGTAACAAATGAAGACTTCAAAAAGTCTAAAGAGAATGTTCTCTATAAGAAGCAGGAGGGAACCCCTGAGGGACTGTATCTTTAA